The Triticum urartu cultivar G1812 chromosome 6, Tu2.1, whole genome shotgun sequence genome includes the window TCTGCCTGCAGGCCGGCGCCCCATTGGACTCAAGTGGGTGTTTAAGCTCAAGAAGAACTCTAACGGCGCTATCATCAAACACAAGGCCAGGCTGGTGGCGAAGGGTTTTGCACAGAAAGCCGGCATCGACTTCGAGGAGTTGTTTGCACCCGTTGCGCGGCTGGACTCCGTCAAGTTGCTGCTGTCGATCGCCGCACACGAGCACTGGGAGGTGCATCATCTCGATGTCAAGACGGCGTTTTTGAATGGGGATCTGAACGAAGAGGTGTATGTCAGTCAGCCTCCAGGTTTTCCTCTCGCCGGAAGTGAACACAAGGTACTTCGTCTCCGAAAGGCTCTCTACGGGCTACATCAGGCTCCGCGTGCGTGGAATGCCAAGCTAGACAGCACCTTGTTGTCGCTTGGGTTTGCATGGACCGTGTCAGAGCACGCAGTGTACCACCATGGCTCTGCTGAAGATCGCCTACTGCTGGGCGTCTACGTCGACGACCTCATCATCACGGGAGCCAGCCCCAGCGCCATTGCAAAGTTCAAGACGGAGATGACAAACCAGTTCCAGATGAGTGATCTCGGACTTCTCACATACTATCTCGGTCTTGAAGTGCACCAGAGCAACAAGGAGATCACGGTGTGCCAGGCCGCGTAcgccaccaagctattggagcgCGCCGGGATGTCGGACTATAACCCAGTTCATGTACCCATGGAGCCTCGTCTTCGTCTGAGCAAGACGAGTTCGTCACCGCCAACCGACGCCCACCTCTACCGCAGCATAGTGGGGAGTATCCGCTACCTGGTACATACATGGCCAGACATTGCTTTTGCGGTAGGCTATGTCAGCCGTTTCCTCGAGGAGCCGACGACAGAGCACATGAGTGCTGTCAAACATCTCCTGCGCTACATAGCGGGCACCATTCACCATGGGGGTCGCTACACAAGAAGGGGGAGGTGTGATCTCGTCGGGTACAGCGACGCGGATCTGGCTGGAGACGTTGATGATCGAAAGAGCACAACCGGGCTCGTTTTCTTCCTCGACTCCGGTCGGGTGAGTTGGCAGTCTCAGAAACAGAAAACTGTGGCCCTGTCTTCCTGTGAGGCAGAGTACATTGCTAGTACAACTGCAGCATGCACGGGAGTATGGCTGAGCCAGGTGCTTGCTGACCTGCTTGGGAAGCCAGTAGCTCAGTTCAAGATCTACATGGACAATCAGTCTGCGATCCAGCTCTGCAAGAATCTTGTATTTCATGGGCGAAGCAAGCATATCGTGACGCGCTACCACTACATCAGGGAGTGTGTCGAGAATGGCAAGATCGCAGTGGAGTACATGAACACCCACGACCAAGTGGCTGACATTCTGACCAAATCGGGCTATGCGCGAGAAGATCGGGCTCGTCGCCACCAGGAACATCTAGATTAGGGAGAGATTGTTGGTTAATCTAGCTGTCTCTAGTTTGCTTTCAGGTTCAGTAGGTTTTCTTTTTAAGAACCGGATTAGCCGATGCGAGCCCACGATGTGTGTGCGGCCGCCGTAGCCATGTCTTGCCCTGGATCGTGGGATGGCACGACCGCGTCCGTGGGGGTGGGCTAGCGACGACCTTTCTGCTTTCACATAAAGAGCGAGAGCTCAAGCAATCAAACCGCAAGTTTACAGCGGCTCAAACCAGTTCTCGCATTTGTATGCGTGTGTTCATCTTCGCCGGAATTTCAGAGCTCACCCCGTATGCACATCGGAGCAGAGCAAGAGCAACCAGCCAGAGAAGAGCATTTCAAGGATGGCGAGCACTGTACTGCTTCTCCTGATCGTGCTGCATTTGCTGGTGGCGTCGGCGGCTCAGCGGCAGCTGCCCGTGGCGCGGCCAGGGTGCCGCGACAGGTGCGGCAACATCACTGTCCCCTACCCCTTCGGCATCGGCGCCGGCTGCTACCGCGACAGCCAAGACGGCTTCCAGCTCGAGTGCGACGACGACTCCGGCCGCTCTCCTCCTCGGCTCACCGTCGTCCATTACAACCACCGCCTGGGGGACCTCTCGCTCGCGGCCGGCGAGGCTCGCGCCTACCTCAAAGCGAGGAGGGAGTGCTACTACTCCAATGGCAGCCTCGCCTATCGGAACACGAACCACATGTCCCTCCAAGGCGCCCCCTACCTCTTGTCGTCCACCAAGAACCGCCTGGTCGCGCTCGGCTGCCCCACCCTTGGCTTCTTCGTCGACGGCCATGGTTCCTACGTCAGCGGCTGTACGTCCTTGTGCCAGCCGTCGGGGAACACCATGCCGGGCTCGTGCACCGGCCTCAGGTGCTGCCAGAGCGCGATACCCGCTGGCATCAACTTCTTCCGGCTTGTCCTGCTCAGCTTCCAGCGAACGGCAGGGACGCCCCGGGGGCAGGATGACACAAACTCCTTTACCAACAGCTCCACGGCGTGCCGCTACGTGTTCCTCGTCGAGGCGGACTGGTTCAGCTACACAGACAGCGTCTTCCTCAACCGCACCGATGAATTCATCGTCCTGCTCGTGCTCGACTGGGCCATCTGGAACGTCGACAACTGCAGCGCCGCTAGCCAAAACACGACGGACTTTGCCTGCCGAGGCGCTCATAGCGAGTGCTTCAATGTCACCAATGGCATCGGGTACCGGTGCAACTGCTCCCAGGGCTACCAAGGCAACCCGTACCTCGACGACAGATGCATAGGTAAACATTCCAATTCATTACACATGTCACACAACATTAGCAAATAATAATAGTACTACCGAAGTACTGAACTGTCGTGTTCTGCTAATATATTTGTGATTTGCCTCATCAAATGTTGAAATTGCTTTGCAAACTGAAGACATCGACGAGTGCCAACTGAAAGACGAATACCTGTGCTACGGGGTCTGCACAAACACATTAGGGAACTACACATGCCAATGCCCTCCGGGTACTAGTGGAGATGCCACTAGGAAGGATGGCTGCCAgccagtggacaagttcaccttAGCTCTGAAAGTCGTTACAGGTAATTTCTAAGGACAAGTTCATCTTACTTTTGCAAACTAAAGACAACGATTGATGGATGCAACATATTACACATATCTAGTTCACCTTAGCTTTGTAAACTGAAGATCTTTTTTTATGGATGATGCTGCTTCTTGGATGTCTAAACTAATGATGCAGTATGCACCGTACCATGTTTAGGAGTCAGCATCGGGGTGTTCTTGTTGGTGTTCATGTGCTTCTGGCTCTACCTGGGGCTGCAGAAGCGAAAGCTCATCAAGGCAAAGCAGAGCTTCTTTGAGCACAACGGAGGCGTCATCCTGCAGCAGCAGATGCGGTCCTACAGCGGCACCGccggaggtggtggtggcgggttcAAGATATTCTCCGAGGAAGAGCTCGAGAAGGCGACCAACAACTTCGTTGCCGATCAGATCCTCGGGCGGGGCGGCCATGGCATCGTGTACAAGGGCGTCCTCGAGGACAAGACGGTGGTGGCCATCAAGAAGTCCAAAGTGATGGAGGCGACCGAGACCAAGGAGTTTGCGAGAGAGATGCTCATCCTCTCGCAGATCAACCACCGGAACGTCGTCAAGCTGCACGGCTGCTGCCTCGAGGTGGAGGTGCCAATGCTGGTGTATGAGTACGTTTCCAATGGCACTCTCTGCCACTACATCCATGGTGGTGAGGGCCTCGACAATAACAAGGCACTCGATACCCGCCTTCGGATAGCGGCGGAGTCTGCGGAGGCGCTGTCGTATATGCACTCCTCAGCCTTCGCCCCCGATCCTCCACAGTGATGTCAAGACGGCGAACATCCTGCTTGACGAAAACCTCACTGCCAAAGTCACGGATTTTGGGGCGTCGAAGCTGGCACCAAACGACGAGGTTGAGATTGCGACATTGGTGCAGGGAACTTGCGGGTACCTGGACCCGGAGTACCTCATGACATGCCAGCTGACGGACAAGAGCGACGTGTACAgctttggcgtcgttctgctggAACTCCTTACAGGGAAGAAGCCGATCCGCTTCGACGGGCCATAGGAGGGAAGGAGCCTCGTGTCCGGATTCATGACAGCGGCGAAGGTTGGTGGACACTACGAGCTCCTTGACAGCCAGGTGAGAAATGAGATGGGGCCTGAGGCATTGGAAGAAATCACGCACCTCATGATGCGATGCGTGAGCATGAGCGGCGAGGAGCGGCCGTCGATGAAGGAAGTTGCCGAGAGGTTGGAGGCGTTGAGAAGGTACCAGAGGCACCCATGGGGCCAGGCTGGTGCTGGTGATCCGGAGGAGGGGCAAAGTTTGCTTGGTAGAGAGCAACAACGTGATGTGAGTTATAAGTTCAAACCGCATGACGTGCTTGATCTCGAAGAGGGTAGCACATACACTTTTAGCTTGTAGAATTTTTTCCTGCAAGGCCTTTTAGTTTGTAGATTGTTCTCATGTTTGGTGGGACTCCTTTTTAAAGTCTGATACAAATGTGTAAAGTATTTTGGATGTGCCTCCCGAAAAAACTGGATCTCGCTCCAGTGTCACTCGTGGGCGACACTGGATACATTTCAAACACGTTTCAATCCATTAATTTCACTCAATATATTTCAGTGTGTGAAACGGCTTATTTGTGAAGTTGCCATCTTCAGTGCGTGCAACTGATATTTTGTGAAATATACTGAACTTGAAAATGATATTTGTGCAGTTGATTATTTCAATATGTGTTTCACGAGTTTGCTTATTCCATTCATTTCCATTTCCGTTATATTTCATAAATCTCAGCTTCTTGAAATGAGTGAAATTAGGTTTTTGAAATGTGTGAAACATGCTTTAAATTAGGCTCTACTTGGGGCTGCAGAAGAGAAAACTCATCAAGGCAAAGCAGAGCTTCTTCGAGCACAACGGTGGCATCATCCTACAGCAGCAGATGCGTTCCTACAGTGGCGTTGCcgggggaggcggcggcggtttCAAGATATTCTCGGAAGAGGAGCTCAAGAAGGCGACAAACAACTTCGCTGCCGATCAAATCCTTGGTCGCGGTGGCCACGGCATCGTCTATAGAGGTGTTCTGGAGGACAAAACCATAGTGGCCATCAAAAAGTCCAAGATGATGGAGGCGACTGAGACCAAGGAGTTTGCGAGGGAGATGCTCATCCTCTCCCAGATCAACCATCGGAACGTCGTCAAGCTGCATGGTTGCTTCCTCGAGGTGGAGGTGCCGATGCTTGTCTATGAGTACGTCTCCAACGGAACTCTCTACCACTACATCCATGGCGGTGAGGGCCTCGACACCAACAAGGCACTCGACACCCGCCTTCGGATAGCAGCAGAGTCTGCCGAGGCCCTGTCATATATGCACTCATCGGCCTCGCCCCCAATCCTCCATGGCGATGTCAAGACTGCTAGCATCCTACTCGACGGCACCCTCACCGCCAAAGTCTCTGACTTCGGGGCGTCGAAGCTACAACCAAGTGATGAGGCTGAGATTGCAACACTGGTGCAAGGAACCTGCGGGTATCTGGACCCGGAGTACCTCATGACATGCCAGCTGACAGACAAGAGTGACGTCTATAGCTTTGGTGTTGTTCTGCTCGAACTCTTGACAAGGAAGAAGGTGTTGTGCTTTGATGGGCCAGAGGAGGACAGGAGCCTCGTGTCCCGATTCACGACGGTTGTGAAAGCCGACCAGCACGACAAGCTCCTTGATGACCAGGTGAGAACAGAGATGGGCCCAGAGGCGTTGGAAGAAGTAACGCACCTTGTGATGCATTGTGTAGGCATGATCAGGGAGGAGCGTCCATCAATGAAGCAAGTTGCTGAGGAACTGGAGGCTCTGAGGAGGTACCACAGACACCCATGGGGCCAGGCTGGTGCCGATCCGGAGGAGGGGCAAAGCTTGCTTGGCGAAGAGCAACAACATGATACATTCAGACCGCAAGATGTTCTTGATCTTGAAGAGGGTAGTACATATATTTTTAGCTTGTAGCAAAAAAAATGCTAGAGCTTTCAATTTGTAGATTGTTCCAATGTAAATTAATtcatttgaaaataattgaagtTGGACACAAATGTGTAAAATCTTATGGATGAAACAACAGAAATGCAAATTAATTCAATTAGAAAATATTTTTTTTTTGCGAGAACAGAAGAGCATGTTGATTAACAAAAGAGAAATGCAACTGAAATAACAGATAGAAATGTTCCAAACAGAAAAACAGTTGTAGCGGATGTGCTCCTCGGAAGTAACATAACATGCCCAAAATCGCGCGAGGCCATATGTCAATGTGCGCAGCCCAAGCCCAATCCTTTGGTCTGGACAAAAGCGAGTGCATGCATGGCATTGATATGGCGGGGTTCCTATACGGCACGTAGGTTGCCCGCTAGCgagtgcccccccccccccccccccccccccgcccccccccccccccccccagcgtCCGCAGCTTTTTGGGCCGGCCCATATAGGATTCCTCCCCACCGGTTTtgggaaggttctagaaccttcccaGAACTGGTTTTTAATTTTGTATTTCCTTTTTTTACCTTTTCTGATTAGtttttttcattttctcttttctttaatGTTATGTTTCTCTTTTTCTGAAATCGTGAACATTTTTTCgaaattgtgaacatttttatttttctcttttctttaatgttttgtttctctttttttgaaatcatgaatatttattttgaaatcgtgaacatttttcattttctctttTCCTTAATGTTCTGTTTCTCTTTTTTTCCAAATCGTGAACCTTTTTCTGAAATcgtgaatattttttgaaattgtgAACATTGTTTtggaaatcatgaacattttttgaaattgtgaacatttttttgaaattgtgaacatttttctttttctcttttctttaatGTTCTGTTTCTCTTTTTTTGAAACCGTGAGCGTTTTTTTttaatcatgaacatttttctgaaATCGTGAACAGTTTtgaaattgtgaacattttttgaaattataAACATTTTTGAAATTGTGAACATTCCTTGAATCCTTGAATTTATCATTTCCCGAAAAAAAATCAAATTGTGAAGAATTTTTGAATTCACGAATAATTGGACAATTTGTAACTTTTTCTGAAATACTAATTATTTTTAAAAACAAAATAAAGCTGAAAACAGAAAAAATGCTAAAAAACAAAGGTCTCCCCGCCCCGCACATCGGCCGGCCCATGAGGGCGCGCGGGAGCCGGGAGGGTACTCGCGAGAGCTCCTATACGCCGCATTTTGCGGCGAACAGCTCACGCGACGCACAGGAGGCGcgcgactgggccggcccatccgCTGTCTCGCGCGAAATGTAAAATTTGCAAAAAATGATCGTGCTACCGACAGGACTCGAACGCGCGACCTGCTGCATATACGCGCTACGGGCTAGCCACCTCGTCAGAAGAGTTGCTCAGAAGCAGTGGCAGCACCACACTTAAAGAAATGGACAACAGCGGCGAAAAATAAAAAACCAGTCCGCCAAATACCAAAAAATAAAACTTACGGCAAAGGGATCCTACTCAAGTTCTCCCGCCAGAGAAGCGAGTACGTAACCACTGTAGTAACTGAGGTTTAGTATGTACAATGGCAGCCAGGAGTATATGAACTATAATCCGCGGCACATTAAAAGTTGTTTTAAAATTTGAGCAATAATTTTATAAAAAATAAAATCTTCTTGAAACATAAACATTATTAGGGGactcaattttttttaaaacaaaacaggaacaaaaaattGAATAcgtgaatatatatatatatatatatatatatatatatatatatatattatgaactACTTTTCATAAACGCAAAACATATTTTGAAAACACTAACAAAATTGGAAAACTGAATTTTTTCAAAATTAAACTATTTTTACAAGAATTGAGCATTTTTTGAATTTGGGAAATGGATTTCCAAATCATAATTATTTTTAAAATTGTGAACAAATTTCCAAATCTGCAGTATTTTTtggaatttgtgaacaaattttggAAACAGGAAAAAAATaattagtaaaaaaaattaaacacgtgaacaattttttgaatttgtgaacaaattttgaaacatgaacattttttgaacatGTGAACGAATTTTATGAAAACCAAAAAGTTTGAATTTCCCAAACATTTTTCGGAAATTGAACGTTTTTGGAATTTGTGAACAGTTTTATGAAGAATGAACGATTTTTGAATCTTGAGAACAAATTTGGAAGCGTGGATTATTTTTTGAAgcacgaacatttttttaatcttgagaacaaattttgaaacgaaTAACAATTTTGAAAAATCTTGAACAAATTTGGAAGCGCTAACAATTTTGTAAAGCAAGAACATTTTTTGTTTCTTGAGAACATATTTTGAAATGgagaacaattttgaaaaattcCGAACAAATTTGGAAGTGCGAACATTTTTTAGAAACGCTATTTTTGAGAAAAAAAATGTGAAGGTTGTATGAAACAGGGAACACTTTTAGAAATTGAGAACAAAATTTGTAAGAACTCAACAATTCGAAAAAAGCAAACAATTTTTGGAAATCGAAACATTTTTGTAAAATCTCCCAAAACCTGGACATTTTTCAAATGCGAAAACAAATTTTGGATACTCGAACATTTTTTAAAActgcaaacattttttgaaactccTGAACAAAACTTGAAAACATGAACAGTTTATAAAACTTGCGTACATTTTTTTGAAACTCCCGGACAAAAATTgaagcatgaacattttttacaATTTGCGAACAATTCTTTAAATGGAAACATTTATGGAAACTCGCATCAaaatttgaaaacatgaacattttttgaagtTGGTTAACAAATTTTGAAATTGGATTATTTTTTGAAACTCCCAAACATAATTTAAAAAATGaacaaaaagaaaataaaaatagaagAAAAGGA containing:
- the LOC125517005 gene encoding wall-associated receptor kinase 3-like codes for the protein MCKVFWMCLPKKLDLAPVSLVGDTGYISNTLYLGLQKRKLIKAKQSFFEHNGGIILQQQMRSYSGVAGGGGGGFKIFSEEELKKATNNFAADQILGRGGHGIVYRGVLEDKTIVAIKKSKMMEATETKEFAREMLILSQINHRNVVKLHGCFLEVEVPMLVYEYVSNGTLYHYIHGGEGLDTNKALDTRLRIAAESAEALSYMHSSASPPILHGDVKTASILLDGTLTAKVSDFGASKLQPSDEAEIATLVQGTCGYLDPEYLMTCQLTDKSDVYSFGVVLLELLTRKKVLCFDGPEEDRSLVSRFTTVVKADQHDKLLDDQVRTEMGPEALEEVTHLVMHCVGMIREERPSMKQVAEELEALRRYHRHPWGQAGADPEEGQSLLGEEQQHDTFRPQDVLDLEEGSTYIFSL